ggatactttttttttttttcaaagtgttTTTTGCTGTCATACCCTTGACATTAATTAGTATttcttaatacatttttatatacttttttttgtttaatgatacattattgatatttattttgtggtttgaCAACTAATGTTTTGttggttttaaagggatagctcaccaaaaatgaattttctgaaaatgttctcaccctcaggccatccaagatgtaaatggGTTTGTTCATTGaaacagatttgtagaaatttagcattacatcacatgctcaatggatcctctgcagtgaatgggtgccgtcagaatgagagtccaaacagctgataaaaacatcagaatCCACAAATAATCAACACAAATCCAGTCCATCGATTAACATctagtgaagtgaaaagctgtgtttttaaaagaaacaaatctatcattagGGATGGGCGAAATgggcttaaaaatatatcacaatatttctgGTATTTATTGCGAATACAATATCACTGACGATAATTCAGAAAATCCTGCTTCTTTAGAGAAAAGTAGTATCTTTCCTATTTTTACCCCTAATAGGGTGTTGTGAGCATTACAGAGTACACATGTAATGCAATGACTGTTTAATTCATACTGGAAGCTGGAGGGCGCCCTTGTGCAGAAACTCCACATATCCATAGCAGAAGTAATACTACTGATGAAGCTCCATGAAGGTATCCAGTTATCGCTGAATAAAACGCACAACTGAGATAGAGAAATTTTAACTGATGAAACTTGAAGACAATAAACATACGATTGCacaaaatatatagtttatctgtTCTTCAATCTTGGGTATTTTTATAAggaaagtatatttataatgcaatgctaattgACATGGCCTTtatcactgtatataatacagTAATCATTCTGTAATATGAAACCACGTCtggtcacaaaaaaaaaagtatttcaaaaaCTCAACTGTTAAGTTAATTTGGAGAAAAAGCATGTCAATAAATGATATCTTTGTTGGACGAGGTTTGCAAAACTATCGCACACGTGCTACTGCACTACATTTATTCAGACCGATTTTTTTGTGCACTGTACAGCCCTAACCAAACCAGTTCTGGATTGTAAAAGGAGCTCGAGCTTCTCATTTAGCGTCTGCCCGTCACTCCATACGGTCGCACACAGAAATATGTCAACAATAGCGGGAAGCCTAATTCTTATCATGGGGAGAATTTTTACCGGTATATCGCAAACGAtaagatatcgcccatccctatcTATCATTAAGGCGTTTTAACCTTATACTGTTGCTTCCAACTgtaatatgagtccataatattgctttctccagtggaaAAGTAattttgtctgaatcaggagagaaatatgcacagatcaagcacagtttacaagtgaaaatgGTCCTTTTTGCTTCACCATATTAATCGACTGGAGTTTATTccgactcattctgacggcacccattcactgcagaggatcaattggtgagcaagtgatgttatgctaaatttctccaaatgtcttttgatgaagaaacaaacacacatcttggatagcctgagaGCATGGATCGCGGAACGTACCAAAAGAAGGGGGGGAGGACTTTGCACACTGGCACGATGGATTAGAAGtggcattataatgcattataaatgtaccaaATCCTTGTTATTGTACTAAATAAAGTGTGTAAGATTGTACCTTTTACATCCTAGTCTACATTTTAATACTAGAAACATATTAGATGCCAGATATTAGCCTATTTATTAAGACTCTGGATAATTTTTAGAATAGAGATCACGGTTCTCCCAAGATTCAGAAGCAAAACAttagacaaatacaaaataatatgtaggctaattcacttaggttttttacaaaatgttttatttaaatgagtgtaaaatgttataaatgagccaattaaaataaaaatatgtaaaaattatttgaaatatatgaacttgtttagtttttgaacgaatctcttgaTTGAATGAATTAGACATCAGATGCATTTTAACAGTCACTGTTCGCTACTTTCTGGCATAAAGTAACATTTATAATCGGGGCGGCGCCAGGTGCTCAGGGGATGCTAGATCAATGACAGGGGGAGCTGGGCaatagtaaatatgaccaaaacaggttgttgttgttattattattatattaataaaatcgcTGTAGGTGCATTTCAAGTATTTATGAGGAGTGTAGTAGGCCTATTATCGCGCTTCATTTATGACATGGGGGCGCCCGCgcaatctttttaaaaaaaatttttcctGCGGAAAGAACTTAAAATTTTTGAATGTGCTTTCTGTCGTCTCATGCAGTCTCTGTGGATGGAGCGCGTCGCAACAATGAACCGGCTCACAGACATAAACTAACCTGAAACAagtctatagaaagcttgaaatgtctactacgaactaattcaaataaaaaaatcgtTTTTCTTCTCTAATTATGTAGTCCGTATGAAAATGTGCACGTCCATTAGCCTACTGTGGAGATGGAGAGTCAGCACCGGCGTTTACAGCCGACACTAACTGAGAAAGCACTagtttagtaataaataattaaaatgtctttttttcccccgatgcattcataattattacttttgcCGTTGCTTTGCAGCAAGCTTTATGCGCATGCTTGAGCGCGAAATGTAGGCTATAATACGCCTAAATGCTTATTAAAAGATGGTTTAGtaggttattatattaatctatttaatataaacGTTCAACTAGCTTACTAGAAAAATCCATAGTCGAGGGCTGGCCTAGCCTACTTGGCTTAAACTATggtatttttaggggggctggAGCACCTGCTAGCCCCTCCCTAGCGCCGCCCCTTACAATCATTTGAAGCGTAACATCAGTTCCAAAAGTCAGTTTCTCATTTTGAACGAGTCTATATCCagactataaacttttatcccaatgctttcattattatttaatgtttgcagcacataaatgtagcctactgtgtaGACTGTTTGTAAAGCTATTTCAAACATGAAGTTTATAATGAGTGCTGCTCTCTCTGGATCAGCGGCTGCGCGAAAGCAGGTTTAAATATTCCGATGTGATTTCAATAGTTTAATAGACATGGTCTCATCGACATAGCAATAAGATTGAGTGTGTTTGCATCGAGATCGCGATCTTTTAATGAGTAATCCATATGAGCCTGTAgcctatgtatttttgtatgtcaTAATTTGTACCAGACCTCAAAAGTTACTCAGGCCTATGCCCGGGCGGCACCCCCGCTTCCACGATCCATGCCTGAGAGGGAGTACATTTTCaggaaatttacatttttggctgaGCTATTTCTTTAAGTGCCATTaatatttacttcattttaTAACTATTTTCTCCAGTATTCTAATTATTCCTATGCTTTTTATCCTTAGCCAATTAATTCAGGGACAATCCCCCATTGCACTCCTGGGTACCTCTGGCACACTATTAGTACTTCAGCTCCCTTTTTGAAATCCAAACCGCAACCTTTGTGTTAGCAACCTGAATCTTTAACCACTCAGGTGGCGTCTCATTAGCGAGCCTAAAACAACTCGATTCTAATTGATTGCATTGAAGTCTCATCTTCTGTTGTCACCGATTTAGTGACTAAAAGTTCATTTCAAGCCAGTAAGATGACTTTGAGCCGGCATGGTCATTAACGCAGCAGGAAGTTGAGTTGCTGTTAATGCCTACTTGCTGAGAGAGCAATTTCGATAGGGATTCAGAAACCCGGCATTGGTGTTGCTTACACTGATGCCACgctttaaatgttaattgagttgatttgtattttattgattgAATCTTTGATTGAATTGCATACAATTTTGTTTTACAGCTGACCAGACAAAGAACGTTCTTGCAAACACACACCTGACTGGATGATCAGCTTTGACATAATCATGATAATTCTGATGAACTAAGAAGAATGGAAATGAATTTAGGATTATGAAGTTAGATTCTTAGGAAAGCGTTTCTCATGTCTTCTGTTTTATAATGGAgtgttttctctgtgttttctgtgttgTTGTGTCTCTCGCAGTCTGCACTTGACTACCTTCTGCCTGCAGCACAAACCCACAGTGGTGGCATGTGTCTGTATTCACCTGGCCTGCAAGTGGTCCAATTGGGAGATTCCTGTCTCTTCAGATGGGAAACATTGGTGGGAATATGTAGACCGAGCTGTGACTCTGCAGCTGCTTGATGGTCAGTCAAACACAACTTaacctttttacatttttttattatattatggttacctaaaaactgaaaaatcactcaaattaaaataaattaaaaatctatttaattaacattgtttataattagtgctgtcaaacgattaatcgcatccaaaataaacgtttttgtttgcataatgtgtgtatactgtgtatatttatgtatataaatacacacacatacagtatatatttagaaaatatttacgtttttacacttatattcatatttgtatattttatattatatataaatatgtaatatataaacatatttttgttaaatagatacatgcatgtgtttgtatttatatatacataataaatatacacagtatacacacatttcgtaaacaaaaacttttattttggatgtgattaatcatttgacagcactatttataattaaagggaaaatactttttttttttttttttttaactgtttactgtttttaatttgtgtaattactcattttatttgatAGGCAAATTTATCTTTCTCGAAGGGATGCAtttcaaatttacatttttgtcaaGTAATTGCTGCACTTGATTAATGTTCTGTATGTTCTCTGTTTCTATAGATCTGACTCACGAGTTTCTCCAGATCTTGGAAAAAACACCAAGCAGATTAAAACGAATCAGAAACTGGCGGGTATGTATAAATACTTTTGTTTGTATTGGAAAAATTACaccaaatgtaaaataatacgTTTATTTTATGTAGCGCCTTTCTGCAAACTCAAGGTCGCTTTACAATatcaaaacacatacacaaatgaataaaaaatcattatagatttttgtgaaacttttgaatagcaagCAGTCAAGTAATGGACCAATTTTAAAGTCTATATTTGTTCTCATTTTAGGCCAATCAAGCTGCCAAGAAACCAAAACTCGACAACCAATCTTTAGACGGTTCCTTCCAAACAAGTCTGAGCCAGGACAGTTCATTGATGGAGACAATGTGTGACATCAGAGGGGGCATGTATTCCGAACCATCCACCGCTTTCCCATTGGATGGGTCATCGATGTCACTCAACGGCCTGTCGAACCTGCAGAGTTCTGCTTTCAGCTTTCCTGCACCAATTTCCCAGAGCGCAGATGCATTTCTTGCGCTCCAGGGGGCGCAGGTGAGCAAACACGGACAAGCCTCGGCAACTCTCGCCCCTCAGAAACTCACTCTAGAGAAATATCGCGAAAAACATGCAGCCGAATTAGAGCAAAGACGCAGACACGAAGAGGAGGAAAGTGACCAGCATCGAAAACACGGACATTTATCATCCGAACCGTCTACGTCAATCAGGGTGAAGtattcccaacagcaggtaccGGAGCGATCGTTAAAGAGCGGGTCGCTAAAACGGCGCCACCCTTCCTCGTCGGAAAATGGTTCGGCTAGTCAAGAAGAGCTGAAAATGAAGATCAAAGTTTCGTCTGAAAGTAGCAGCAGTAGTGGTAAGAGCCGTCACAGTCCTCGCTCGAGCCGCGAGAAACATCGCGAACATTCGTCGCACAAAACAGCGAGACACGACTCGTCACACTCGCACGGTagccaccaccaccaccaccaccaccattcATCCAAATCTCACCGATCTTCCAAGAGCCACTCCTCCTCTGCCTCCGTATCTCTCAATCAACCTATAGGCCACGCCCAGTTGGCAAAGATTGACAGGAGGCTGGGGGAGGGGCAGAGTTCTGAGCCCAATGCTGCTTTAATAAATAACGGTCCACACATGGATTATGAAGACACTTTTAATATGCTTGATTCCCTATTAAATGCACACAACTTCTAAACTAGCGGAAAAACGGACGTTATTACTTAACCTCAAAAAAAAACACGTACGATTTTCGTTCTTGACTTAATTTTATGCAAGAATCACTCATCCGTTACATGTTATAGTCTCTCTTTGATTTTATCATGTTTTATCActgaatttaaagaaaaaactacAAAGTGAAGGTTGTAACAGCGTTTTATTGCAAACGTGCAAACAACATTTGCGAATTTATGATATTAAAACCTCAGAGTCGTAGAGCTTGCTAAAGAGAGATTGCAAAATGCCTCTGGCAATTTTAACCAGTTTTAGTTGGAAAAACGCAATGTGATATAGTGAATATTTGTATGTTCTTTACTTCATGCTTGATTCACAATGTTTTTTCGTTTATCAAAGGGATGAAAATAGAATTGTGTGACTGTTTACAAAAGGAAGGTGCAGATAATCTGTTCACTGTTATTTGTATCGATATATCTATGTCTAATTATATTTCACGAATGCTCAGGTTTGGAGTTTCCTAAAGGCGAAAAATGTCAGCCGAAAAGTAACTTCGCAAAATTCTAGCTGAAATTTCGCAAAAATGCCTGTTCACAGATTCCATTATATCGCTTTCCATATATTGTAAATCTTAATGTACTGTAAAGTTATCTATTTTATGTTACCCTCTGTTAGAAGGCTGAACTGATGACATCTTTGTGGCCCAGGGTCCTTTGCGTAGTAACTGTTGTGTCTTACGATTTTGAAGACCTTAtgcttgtaatttttttttttttttttttttgactcttTACAGTAGTGGAAAGCAAAATGGCTTTTCGGCAAGAAGAAAGTGggtattttttctgttttgttttgtgcgCCAAGTTTGAACGGTCAAGATCGCATCCCAGAATTCTCAGCTGATCTGTTCTGTTCATCGTGGTGTATGTCGAGCCTTAAAACGGTATGATAGAGATTTTAGCAGGTTGTGTCCATCTCTCCCATTTCCTATGATCTCAGTATTTAAGATTCGATTTCTGTTCGTCTTCTCCCCGCACTGGCTgctgattctgattggttaataAGTGGGCTGCCATTCAAACGAACCAGCAGTCAACTTCCTGTTCTCTGTTCGGTGCTCTTAAAACAGCTTTAAGAGCGTTTTGAAGGGTTTGGATGTGGATAACAAGGAGAAACTCACTCTAGATGTGGCCTAGACTCCTGTTGTGCTGTTGTAACCTCCTTTCACCAGATACCAAAGGTTTGTGCCTCAGTGTTTGCCCACCGTTGGAACTGTATGACACATTTAGGTTCCCgtctttatttgattttatttggaATGCCACAGTTCTTTATTATAGAATTAGACTTGAGTCTGTATGGATGATGTTTTGGATTGTCTAATAAACATCCAAGAAAATTGCTTATCAAAATGTTGTCTTATCTTATTGCTGTGTTAATGGTtgtaaagtttaatttaatacctttttaaacaattttttattgtgAATTGATGTTcgtgtaaatgtaataattcaAACTAAGTTGCTTATCAAAATGTGTCGCCttaatttttctaaatatattaatagtTATAAAGTTTAATGCGCATTCTTAATGTCAATTAGTGATAGATTAAGccaatattctaggctacagtttattttaagtgTAGTAATTCAAACTAAACTGAAAGTAAACCTGTTTTCAAAACTACTgatgtttataaatgttttgatgtctgattttcttgagaaaaaGCTAGTTGAGTAAAAGAAAATATCACCTTGCTCATTCAAAAAACTGCAGGTTTTGTTCCTCTATGGAAGCCATATGCTTACACAGCTCCCTATGAACAACGTTTTGAAGATCAGCATATCTGCTGGAAGATTGCAGTCCCAGTAAAACAGCAGGTTAAATCATGATGTCATATCCTGCCGGATTTCCTCGTCCCAAACCACAGAAAGGGGCTCAAAACTGACATGTTTAAACTGCAATATAAGCATACAAGATTTTGCTGAGGGAAGCGATCAGTAGGCTACTTCAATTGCTTTTTTTGTGTACTGCACACTTTAGCAACTGCATATGGTCATTTTTTCATACATAGAGAAAACAGGCATCCTACATAATAGTGTGGTAGTAGTTTTCCATTTTGAAAATATCCATTGTGTTAAATTCAGCAGCAGCCCTCAGTAGAACAAGTGCATTTCCTCTCCTGACCACCAGATGGTGCTCTTGAGTTATGCATATCTTGCATCCCGTAGTTCAGATATATGTGGTCTGATCAAACCGACACAGACATCAAAAAAACACCTTGTTCCCCGTGAGAGGCTGATCTGGTGTATGAAGAATGTCAGTGTTTTTTATGTAGTCGTTTGGTAATAAACCAGGTGTTTTGACACACTATCTTCTGTCAGCATCTGCTTCTAAcctcaaaatgtaattttcctCCTCTTACACACTTATAACTCACTCCTCCTGTAGGGCAAGTGCTTCCTGTCTGCTTATTAGCTAACCTGAGAAAAGTTTTGCACATTTGGGGATTTAAAGAGGTCAGTATACTTGGAGAATGCTAACTGTTGGCCACTAGGAtttgattggattgtgaaaagtAGCTAACAAATCTTCCTCACCAACACAGCCTTGATTATATTTGAATCAAAAAGTTGGTGTATTTTGTTATGAAAAAACATTCTTTTGTCTCGTTTTCGTTACCATAACATTCATTCAGTTGCGCACAGTAAAACCAAgaaagttaataataaaaactacaattttgaataaacttgtgtattttaaattagcAGGATAGTTGTTTCACAGGTAGTCAAAGTTTGTAAATTTTGTTACGAAAACATTCCGATAGTTTTCATTACAATAACATTCACTGCTCAGTTGCGCACAATAATTCTGGGAACATTTATTACttaaaactattattaattaaatcaaGGGCTGGTGGCCTTTAAAGGACGTTCTCGCCAAACAATAACTCTAATAATAGCTATATTAGCATCCATATATAGCATTAGCTCAAGCTTCTTGTTGGTGGATTCCACTTGTTTTTATCGTTCATTAACTGCGAAAAGTTGTTCTAACAAATGCTAAAACAACACCTAATGTTGACAGAGAAACTAACTTATAAAGATACACAGTCAGAATTTTCCTTTTCCCATGAAAACAAATCGAAAAGATCAAGGAATCGCTTTGCACTTAAACATTTGACCAAACAAATTATCTCTTGAAAGAGAAACGTCCCTCCCACTAACAAATAGTTTAgttgttcctcacacaaagttTATGGatgttatgtaaaaaaaaagtgctttaagATTCTCCTTCCAACTTCCTGTTTGTAATCTTCTCAAATGTCCAAAAAAAGGAAACTGCACTTCAAGTCATTTGAAAAGCTCGTTTGAATTTCGTGTCATCTCAGTTTTAGCTTCTCCTGGCTTTCATTTCCTTCCTTCTTCCCCTCACCTTTCCTTCCTTCTTTGTGGATGAATGGAGATGGGGACATTTCAGTACAATATTGAGCTGTCAAGGTTCCTCGAATGAAAGCGggaatgtgtgtttatatgtctGTAAAGTCACTGTGTGAGTGTGGTAGTGCTGGACAACTTGCTCAGCTCTTATTATGTTCATAATACCCTCTGCAGATAGATTTTGACTGACAGCTCCATTGAAAACGGTTTCTTATGTTCTTCCTAATGGAAGGCAGAGTAGAAATTTTACCGTCTTTCTCTTCTTCTGTCAGACCGAGACCGTGTTTTCGCGGTTCCTGACCTTAAGTACTCTTAAATTGCGTAACACGGCAATTTAAAACCATTTATGTCAATTGTGAAGTCTAAAAACTAGTTTTGATATGTAACAAGACAGTTTAGTGACAGTACG
The sequence above is a segment of the Onychostoma macrolepis isolate SWU-2019 chromosome 22, ASM1243209v1, whole genome shotgun sequence genome. Coding sequences within it:
- the ccnt2b gene encoding cyclin-T2b isoform X2, encoding MMAAVQRGSSKWLFTREQLENTPSRRCGVEPDRELSYRQQAANLIQDMGQRLNVSQLTINTAIVYMHRFYMLNSFMKFHRNIISPTTLFLAAKVEEQPRKLEHVIKVAHACLNPQDPPLDTKSNAYLQQAQELVLLETIVLQTLGFEITIDHPHTDVVRCSQLVRASKDLAQTSYFMATNSLHLTTFCLQHKPTVVACVCIHLACKWSNWEIPVSSDGKHWWEYVDRAVTLQLLDDLTHEFLQILEKTPSRLKRIRNWRANQAAKKPKLDNQSLDGSFQTSLSQDSSLMETMCDIRGGMYSEPSTAFPLDGSSMSLNGLSNLQSSAFSFPAPISQSADAFLALQGAQVSKHGQASATLAPQKLTLEKYREKHAAELEQRRRHEEEESDQHRKHGHLSSEPSTSIRVKYSQQQVPERSLKSGSLKRRHPSSSENGSASQEELKMKIKVSSESSSSSGKSRHSPRSSREKHREHSSHKTARHDSSHSHGSHHHHHHHHSSKSHRSSKSHSSSASVSLNQPIGHAQLAKIDRRLGEGQSSEPNAALINNGPHMDYEDTFNMLDSLLNAHNF
- the ccnt2b gene encoding cyclin-T2b isoform X1, which encodes MMAAVQRGSSKWLFTREQLENTPSRRCGVEPDRELSYRQQAANLIQDMGQRLNVSQLTINTAIVYMHRFYMLNSFMKFHRNIISPTTLFLAAKVEEQPRKLEHVIKVAHACLNPQDPPLDTKSNNSLDRTPLMSSCDWVDPQAYLQQAQELVLLETIVLQTLGFEITIDHPHTDVVRCSQLVRASKDLAQTSYFMATNSLHLTTFCLQHKPTVVACVCIHLACKWSNWEIPVSSDGKHWWEYVDRAVTLQLLDDLTHEFLQILEKTPSRLKRIRNWRANQAAKKPKLDNQSLDGSFQTSLSQDSSLMETMCDIRGGMYSEPSTAFPLDGSSMSLNGLSNLQSSAFSFPAPISQSADAFLALQGAQVSKHGQASATLAPQKLTLEKYREKHAAELEQRRRHEEEESDQHRKHGHLSSEPSTSIRVKYSQQQVPERSLKSGSLKRRHPSSSENGSASQEELKMKIKVSSESSSSSGKSRHSPRSSREKHREHSSHKTARHDSSHSHGSHHHHHHHHSSKSHRSSKSHSSSASVSLNQPIGHAQLAKIDRRLGEGQSSEPNAALINNGPHMDYEDTFNMLDSLLNAHNF